A stretch of the Ostrea edulis chromosome 9, xbOstEdul1.1, whole genome shotgun sequence genome encodes the following:
- the LOC125658072 gene encoding trans-1,2-dihydrobenzene-1,2-diol dehydrogenase-like isoform X1 has protein sequence MVLRWGICGAGLISSDFVSSVLAPPSNVHEVVCIGARSMEKAQKFADKFGIKKAYDSYEEVGNDPDVDIVYIGVIHTFHVAVSKQMLKAGKNVLCEKPMAANLAQVLEVQQVARECKKFFMEAVWSRCFPVYRKIKEEVRSGNLGEIQHVEVQFCFPINKVDRIAKPELGGGGLHDLGVYPIQLAAMIYNNEKPQKITADGTLSDLGVDQDGCITLTYKNGGRAVLTYSTLFTGKNQATIYGSKGVIKLEETFWCPREATLPSGKVSNEIPTGPVPYNFPNGGGLRFEADCVKECLEAGKLECSEVSFADSQALYHIIDEVVKQYGMNVKW, from the exons ATGGTTCTTCGCTGGGGAATTTGTGGTGCTGGGTTAATCTCAAGCGATTTTGTCTCGTCCGTCTTAGCCCCTCCAAGTAATGTCCATGAG GTTGTTTGCATTGGTGCTAGGTCCATGGAAAAAGCACAGAAATTCGCAGACAAGTTTGGAATAAAGAAAGCATATGACTCTTATGAAGAAGTTGGCAATGATCCAGATGTTG atattgtATACATTGGTGTAATACATACTTTCCATGTGGCTGTGTCCAAGCAGATGTTAAAAGCAGGGAAGAATGTTCTGTGTGAAAAACCAATGGCTGCTAATCTTGCGCAGGTGCTAGAGGTCCAGCAGGTGGCCAGAGAATGTAAAAAGTTCTTCATGGAG GCAGTTTGGAGCAGGTGCTTTCCGGTTTATCGTAAAATCAAGGAAGAAGTGCGGTCTGGAAATTTAGGAGAAATCCAACATGTTGAGGTTCAGTTCTGTTTTCCAATTAACAAAGTGGATCGTATAGCAAAACCTGAACTTGGGGGAGGTGGTTTACATGACCTTGGCGTTTACCCCATACAACTGGCTGCCATGATATATAACAACGAAAAACCCCAAAAAATCACAGCTGATGGCACTCTGTCAGATCTAG GAGTTGATCAAGATGGTTGTATTACCTTGACATATAAGAATGGTGGAAGAGCTGTGTTAACCTACAGCACACTGTTTACAGGAAAGAACCAAGCCACAATATATGGTTCTAAAGGAGTTATAAAG CTGGAGGAAACTTTCTGGTGTCCACGAGAAGCCACTCTGCCATCTGGTAAAGTTAGCAATGAAATACCAACTGGTCCAGTACCATATAATTTTCCCAATGGTGGAGGTCTACGGTTTGAGGCGGATTGTGTGAAGGAATGTCTTGAAGCAG GCAAGCTAGAGTGCAGTGAGGTGTCATTCGCTGACAGCCAAGCTTTGTATCACATTATCGATGAAGTTGTGAAGCAGTATGGGATGAATGTGAAATGGTGA
- the LOC125658072 gene encoding trans-1,2-dihydrobenzene-1,2-diol dehydrogenase-like isoform X3 yields the protein MKRVVCIGARSMEKAQKFADKFGIKKAYDSYEEVGNDPDVDIVYIGVIHTFHVAVSKQMLKAGKNVLCEKPMAANLAQVLEVQQVARECKKFFMEAVWSRCFPVYRKIKEEVRSGNLGEIQHVEVQFCFPINKVDRIAKPELGGGGLHDLGVYPIQLAAMIYNNEKPQKITADGTLSDLGVDQDGCITLTYKNGGRAVLTYSTLFTGKNQATIYGSKGVIKLEETFWCPREATLPSGKVSNEIPTGPVPYNFPNGGGLRFEADCVKECLEAGKLECSEVSFADSQALYHIIDEVVKQYGMNVKW from the exons atgaagaGG GTTGTTTGCATTGGTGCTAGGTCCATGGAAAAAGCACAGAAATTCGCAGACAAGTTTGGAATAAAGAAAGCATATGACTCTTATGAAGAAGTTGGCAATGATCCAGATGTTG atattgtATACATTGGTGTAATACATACTTTCCATGTGGCTGTGTCCAAGCAGATGTTAAAAGCAGGGAAGAATGTTCTGTGTGAAAAACCAATGGCTGCTAATCTTGCGCAGGTGCTAGAGGTCCAGCAGGTGGCCAGAGAATGTAAAAAGTTCTTCATGGAG GCAGTTTGGAGCAGGTGCTTTCCGGTTTATCGTAAAATCAAGGAAGAAGTGCGGTCTGGAAATTTAGGAGAAATCCAACATGTTGAGGTTCAGTTCTGTTTTCCAATTAACAAAGTGGATCGTATAGCAAAACCTGAACTTGGGGGAGGTGGTTTACATGACCTTGGCGTTTACCCCATACAACTGGCTGCCATGATATATAACAACGAAAAACCCCAAAAAATCACAGCTGATGGCACTCTGTCAGATCTAG GAGTTGATCAAGATGGTTGTATTACCTTGACATATAAGAATGGTGGAAGAGCTGTGTTAACCTACAGCACACTGTTTACAGGAAAGAACCAAGCCACAATATATGGTTCTAAAGGAGTTATAAAG CTGGAGGAAACTTTCTGGTGTCCACGAGAAGCCACTCTGCCATCTGGTAAAGTTAGCAATGAAATACCAACTGGTCCAGTACCATATAATTTTCCCAATGGTGGAGGTCTACGGTTTGAGGCGGATTGTGTGAAGGAATGTCTTGAAGCAG GCAAGCTAGAGTGCAGTGAGGTGTCATTCGCTGACAGCCAAGCTTTGTATCACATTATCGATGAAGTTGTGAAGCAGTATGGGATGAATGTGAAATGGTGA